A window of Infirmifilum lucidum contains these coding sequences:
- a CDS encoding cation-transporting P-type ATPase: MDSSAPAYRTLDFESLSIEEALNILRSSPSGLSEEEVARRLAEVGPNEVVEKKENPLVEYLKRYWGPLPWLMEVTAILSYVTGRYIEAIIMVGLLVLNASLGHLHARSSKKAVEALKKRLSIRVSVLRGGVG; encoded by the coding sequence ATGGATAGTTCAGCTCCAGCTTACCGGACGTTGGACTTCGAGAGCCTATCCATAGAGGAGGCCCTCAATATTCTTAGGAGTTCTCCTAGTGGCTTAAGCGAGGAGGAAGTCGCGAGGAGGCTGGCAGAGGTGGGCCCCAACGAGGTAGTAGAGAAGAAGGAGAACCCCCTAGTAGAGTATCTGAAGAGGTATTGGGGGCCGCTTCCTTGGCTCATGGAGGTCACGGCCATCCTGTCGTACGTAACTGGTAGATACATCGAAGCCATTATCATGGTAGGCTTGCTCGTGCTTAATGCCTCTCTCGGGCACTTACACGCCCGGTCTAGCAAGAAGGCTGTTGAGGCGTTGAAGAAGAGGCTAAGCATCAGGGTGAGTGTCCTCCGAGGGGGAGTGGGTTGA
- a CDS encoding coiled-coil domain-containing protein, protein MEKAVVATALLVLILAYPLALVQAQAQSPQAEKIQRLISVLQNETARLETFVKNRVSNATKQQELLEQLGLVKALLENASALASSEKYNESLALLREARVELVSIARQLVPEILEARKKFVARSVEAEIRALSNQVRAIQRLAERMQEKGVDASQVLSLLSQASSLLNQASEKLKANDTASAVELVRQAWAKVKEAERLVFSLALQLRARHVSSELERLKAIFNRTYEKLKEINPQVASEFKAWADERIAEIESLVNSGRALEALAKLRATMFEYHEHIAFLAEAKRVENLAQTARQLAVIIRPCNATLADKLVSAANTLLDAVKAKDKAKVLQTSQELRELIAEARFACKARRARGKP, encoded by the coding sequence GTGGAAAAAGCAGTAGTCGCAACAGCCCTCCTGGTGCTGATACTAGCATACCCGCTAGCGCTCGTCCAGGCACAAGCCCAGAGCCCCCAGGCTGAGAAGATCCAGAGGCTAATATCCGTTCTGCAGAACGAGACGGCAAGGCTCGAGACATTCGTAAAGAATAGAGTCAGTAATGCTACAAAGCAACAGGAACTCCTGGAGCAGTTAGGCCTCGTAAAGGCACTACTAGAGAACGCATCGGCTCTTGCTAGCAGTGAAAAATACAACGAGAGCCTTGCACTCTTACGTGAGGCTAGAGTCGAGCTGGTATCTATTGCTAGGCAGCTTGTACCAGAGATCCTGGAGGCTAGGAAGAAGTTTGTTGCTAGGAGCGTTGAGGCCGAGATACGGGCGCTGAGCAACCAGGTCAGAGCTATTCAGAGGCTTGCAGAGAGGATGCAGGAGAAGGGGGTGGACGCGTCTCAAGTGCTCTCCCTTCTAAGCCAGGCTTCAAGCCTCCTGAACCAGGCCTCCGAGAAACTTAAGGCCAACGATACTGCCTCTGCCGTAGAGCTGGTTAGGCAGGCCTGGGCTAAAGTCAAGGAAGCCGAGAGGCTCGTGTTCTCACTAGCCCTACAGTTGAGGGCTAGGCACGTCTCCAGCGAGCTTGAACGGCTCAAGGCCATCTTTAACCGCACCTACGAGAAGCTGAAGGAGATTAACCCACAAGTAGCTAGTGAGTTTAAGGCGTGGGCCGACGAGAGAATTGCAGAGATAGAGTCTCTGGTAAACTCTGGGAGAGCCCTGGAGGCTCTTGCTAAGCTTAGAGCCACGATGTTTGAGTACCACGAGCACATTGCTTTCCTAGCGGAAGCGAAACGCGTCGAGAACCTCGCCCAGACAGCCAGACAACTAGCAGTCATCATAAGGCCCTGCAACGCAACACTCGCAGACAAGCTAGTCTCCGCCGCGAACACCCTACTGGACGCCGTAAAGGCCAAAGACAAGGCTAAAGTTCTTCAGACGTCACAAGAGCTGAGAGAGCTGATCGCCGAGGCCAGGTTCGCCTGCAAAGCTAGGAGAGCCAGAGGAAAGCCGTAA
- a CDS encoding nitroreductase family protein has protein sequence MCVDLLLTRRSIRAFQDREVPDELVVKAVDIARHAPSARNRQPWRVIAVRNRATLRELSQVAPGAKPLESAPLALAVVVKPELSPVSFMLDGAIFTTYLWLALHSLGLGAVWIQTLRQPRYAEILGIPPGEVLIAILAAGYPAESPPPRPRKSVEELLTWM, from the coding sequence GTGTGCGTAGACCTCCTACTCACCCGGAGGAGTATAAGAGCATTCCAGGATCGCGAAGTCCCGGACGAGCTAGTAGTTAAGGCGGTCGACATTGCGAGGCACGCGCCCAGCGCCAGGAACAGACAGCCGTGGCGCGTGATAGCCGTGAGAAACCGGGCTACTCTCAGAGAACTCTCGCAGGTAGCACCTGGGGCTAAGCCCTTAGAATCCGCGCCCCTAGCTCTAGCAGTAGTCGTAAAGCCGGAGCTGAGCCCAGTTTCATTTATGCTCGACGGAGCCATCTTTACGACGTACCTCTGGCTAGCCCTGCACTCCCTCGGCCTTGGAGCAGTCTGGATACAGACTCTAAGACAGCCGAGGTACGCCGAGATACTGGGGATACCCCCAGGAGAGGTTCTAATAGCCATCCTAGCCGCAGGGTATCCCGCCGAGTCACCGCCGCCACGCCCCAGGAAAAGCGTAGAAGAGTTATTAACGTGGATGTAG
- a CDS encoding DNA-3-methyladenine glycosylase: MEASRVLPQSFYARRPDVVAAELLGKLLVRVIDSNRIAGVIVETEAYFGPEDPASRARHRKGDLAETMRGPVGYTLIYGVHRQWLLNIVAHEEGEYGAVLIRSIKVSDTVVEGPGRLTRYLLVDKKLHKKPVYDPSSGLCILDFRTAGPDCIERRKRVGVRRDLDVPLNFSIRSECYPVFSTHFP, from the coding sequence ATGGAGGCAAGTAGAGTACTGCCCCAGTCTTTCTACGCTAGGAGGCCCGACGTTGTAGCCGCCGAGCTCTTGGGTAAGTTGCTCGTCAGGGTCATAGACAGCAACAGGATAGCAGGAGTCATAGTCGAGACAGAAGCCTACTTCGGCCCCGAGGATCCGGCTAGTAGGGCAAGGCACAGGAAGGGGGATCTAGCGGAGACTATGCGGGGGCCTGTAGGCTACACGCTCATCTACGGCGTCCACAGGCAGTGGCTGCTGAACATTGTAGCCCACGAAGAGGGGGAGTACGGTGCGGTTCTGATACGCTCGATAAAAGTAAGCGATACGGTGGTGGAGGGGCCTGGGCGTCTGACGCGGTACTTATTAGTCGACAAGAAGCTTCACAAGAAGCCAGTATACGACCCCTCAAGTGGACTGTGCATCCTAGACTTTAGAACTGCTGGCCCGGATTGTATAGAGAGGAGGAAGAGAGTAGGGGTTAGGAGAGACTTAGATGTTCCGCTGAATTTCTCTATAAGGAGTGAGTGTTACCCTGTCTTCTCTACTCATTTCCCCTAG